In Ochotona princeps isolate mOchPri1 chromosome 22, mOchPri1.hap1, whole genome shotgun sequence, the following are encoded in one genomic region:
- the PCK1 gene encoding phosphoenolpyruvate carboxykinase, cytosolic [GTP], which produces MPPQLQNGLNLAAKVVQGTLDSLPQAVREFVESSAKLCQPESLHICDGSEEENSRLLTLMQEQGMIRKLDKYDNCWLALTDPRDVARIESKTVIITREQRDTVPIPKSGPSQLGRWMSEEDFEKAFNARFPGCMKGRTMYLIPFSMGPLGSPLSKIGIELTDSPYVVASMRIMTRMGTPVLDALGDGEFVKCLHSVGCPLPLEKPLVNNWACNPELTLIAHLPDRREIISFGSGYGGNSLLGKKCFALRMASRLAKEEGWLAEHMLILGITNPAGEKKYLAAAFPSACGKTNLAMMNPTLPGWKIECVGDDIAWMKFDDQGNLRAINPENGFFGVAPGTSVKTNPNAIRTIQKNTIFTNVAETSDGGFYWEGLDEPLAPGVKITSWKNKEWSPQDGEPCAHPNSRFCTPASQCPIIDAAWESPEGVPIEGIIFGGRRPAGVPLVYEALNWQHGVFVGAAMRSEATAAAEHKGKVIMHDPFAMRPFFGYNFGKYLAHWLSMAHRPAAKLPKIFHVNWFRKDQEGRFLWPGFGENSRVLEWMFNRINGEDSARLTPVGYMPKEDALNLKGLGNVNVQELFALSKEFWEKEVDDIEKYLEEQVNADLPCEIVQEILGLKQRISHM; this is translated from the exons ATGCCGCCTCAGCTGCAAAACGGCCTGAACCTTGCAGCCAAAGTGGTGCAGGGCACCCTGGACAGCCTGCCGCAGGCTGTGAGGGAGTTCGTGGAGAGCAGTGCCAAGCTGTGCCAGCCCGAGAGCCTGCACATCTGTGATGGCTCTGAGGAGGAAAACAGCCGCCTGCTGACCTTAATGCAGGAGCAGGGCATGATCCGGAAGCTGGACAAGTATGACAACTG CTGGTTGGCGCTCACTGACCCCAGGGACGTGGCCAGGATCGAAAGCAAGACGGTCATCATCACTCGAGAGCAGAGAGACACAGTCCCTATCCCCAAATCCGGCCCCAGCCAGCTGGGTCGCTGGATGTCGGAGGAAGACTTCGAGAAAGCCTTCAATGCCAGGTTCCCTGGGTGCATGAAAG GCCGCACCATGTACCTCATCCCTTTCAGCATGGGGCCGCTGGGCTCACCGCTGTCCAAGATTGGCATTGAGCTGACCGACTCTCCCTATGTGGTGGCCAGCATGCGGATCATGACGCGCATGGGCACACCAGTCCTGGATGCCCTGGGTGACGGCGAGTTTGTCAAATGCCTGCATTCCGTGGGATGCCCTCTGCCTCTGGAGA AGCCTCTGGTCAACAACTGGGCCTGTAACCCGGAGCTGACGCTCATCGCCCACCTGCCTGACCGCAGGGAGATCATCTCCTTCGGCAGCGGGTATGGCGGGAACTCATTGCTCGGCAAGAAGTGCTTTGCTCTCAGGATGGCCAGCCGGCTGGCTAAGGAGGAGGGCTGGCTGGCAGAGCACATGTTG ATTCTTGGGATCACCAACCCCGCCGGGGAGAAGAAGTACTTGGCGGCCGCATTTCCCAGTGCCTGTGGGAAGACCAACCTGGCCATGATGAACCCCACCCTGCCAGGGTGGAAGATTGAGTGTGTGGGGGATGACATTGCCTGGATGAAATTCGATGACCAAG GAAACTTGCGGGCTATCAACCCTGAAAATGGTTTTTTTGGGGTTGCCCCGGGAACCTCTGTAAAGACCAACCCCAATGCCATCAGGACCATCCAGAAAAACACCATCTTTACCAACGTGGCCGAGACCAGTGACGGGGGCTTCTACTGGGAGGGCCTCGATGAGCCGCTGGCCCCCGGCGTGAAGATCACTTCCTGGAAGAACAAGGAATGGAGCCCCCAAGATG GAGAGCCCTGTGCCCACCCCAACTCACGCTTCTGCACCCCTGCCAGCCAGTGCCCCATCATTGACGCTGCCTGGGAGTCCCCAGAAGGCGTGCCCATTGAGGGCATCATCTTCGGAGGCCGCAGACCTGCCG GTGTGCCCCTGGTCTACGAAGCTCTCAACTGGCAGCATGGGGTGTTTGTAGGGGCAGCCATGCGGTCGGAGGCCACCGCGGCTGCGGAGCACAAGG GCAAAGTCATCATGCACGACCCCTTTGCCATGCGGCCTTTTTTCGGCTACAACTTCGGCAAATACCTGGCCCACTGGCTGAGCATGGCTCACCGCCCGGCGGCCAAGCTGCCCAAGATCTTCCATGTCAACTGGTTCCGTAAGGACCAGGAAGGCAGGTTCCTCTGGCCAGGCTTCGGCGAGAACTCGCGGGTGTTGGAGTGGATGTTCAACCGCATCAACGGCGAGGACAGCGCCCGGCTCACGCCCGTCGGCTACATGCCCAAGGAGGACGCCCTGAACCTGAAGGGCCTGGGGAACGTTAATGTCCAGGAGCTCTTCGCCCTCTCCAAGGAGTTCTGGGAGAAGGAGGTGGACGACATTGAGAAGTACCTGGAGGAGCAGGTCAACGCCGACCTGCCCTGTGAAATCGTGCAGGAGATCCTGGGTCTCAAGCAGAGAATAAGCCACATGTAA